Within Vicia villosa cultivar HV-30 ecotype Madison, WI linkage group LG1, Vvil1.0, whole genome shotgun sequence, the genomic segment TTTCCATTCTTTCTCCACAAAAGGAAGGAACAAATTAGaagaaaaccattcattattgaatcTAAAAGGTTTCGGTCCCCAATCCAACTTATCCATCACTAGCCAAACCGGGCAATGATCCGATATGTCTCTATCACAAATGACTTGACCAACCACACCCCAATCCACAACAATGCTACTAGAAATAAGAAAACGATCTAAGCGACTCATAGATTTGCCATCACCACTAAACCAAGAGTATTTTTTACCTTTACAAGGAACATCCACCAAAAGGCTTTTGTCAATGAAGTCCGAAAAGAGCTCCTCTTCATAATGATTTGTTGCCGCCGTTCTCCCCTTCCTTTCACTAGAATTTTTTGTAGCGTTAAAATCCCCTCCCATTATCCATTCACCATCTTTGAAGGCTTCTTTCAAGTCTAAAAGCTCCTTCCACATCTCCTTTTTCTTACTCAATAGACAAGaagaataaatattaaatattaattatatttgctattttaaacttatttttaaatattattgtaattttgtatgaaatttaatttttaatatatttgcttaaatattaattattatatgtattttgtattataataattttattttaatttgaattattatatatattttttaatttaaattatattataattatatatatattttaattgttatgtacggttttgaaaattatatttttttttaacataaaacaGTTAGCGAGGGGCTTATCcccaagaaaaaaaaatatattacaatttGCGAGGAGCTTAACCCCAAGCAAAATTTCTGACGCAGTCTGCCCCATTGCAGACGGCTAGCTGGTGCCTATTTCTGTAGGGTGCAGTGCAGAATTTTGAATTGTCATTTAGCGAGGGGGAAAGCACCTGGCAAATTAACGAGGTGGAAAGCCCCTCGATAATGGATTTGCGACCCCCTGTTTTGCTAGGGGAGCTGTCCCCTCGCAAATTGTGCATTTGTGAGGGGTTTTTGCCTTTAGTGAGGGGTTTAACCCCTGGTAAATTGCAGTATTTCTTGTAGTGTACACTGAGAAAGTTCTAGACAAATTACACTTATTATGAATTGTCGGTTGGTGTATTACACTCGCCCGGAATAACATGTAGTATATTTAAGTGTGCTAATTAAATTTAACCTATAACCAATAACAAATATAAGAACCCGATAAACCGGCTACTATGATCAGTTTGTGCTACGCTTGTGTACCTATACACTGTACACAAATCTAATATTTgtatgccttaaatgactatactCAAGTGTATCATAAGTATCATAATCCCTTTCTAATGACCTTCTTTCTTTTTTGTGATTCACAATTATTCATTGATTGCTGTCATCTGCACTGCATGTCCAGACGACAAGTCTAACCCAACATACGTGTAAGTCGCCAGTCCCCAGAAACTAACCGAAACAAAAACGAAATCTGCGTACATGGATAAGACAAcaatttcctttcaattctacaTTCTAACAAGTACAAAAACCAACAAGACACTATCAATAAATCCAAACTAGGCCTCAAATAAGACAGAAAAACCCAGTTACAACCACTAGTTCCTCTTCCCTTCGTGGCTTCAAATCCATCCATGCTGGCAATCCAATTATCATTCATTCCCTCCTTAAAAACTAACCCCATTCATCCATTTTCCTCCACACTCCAAAAACAACCATACAATATGGATATCTGGTCATGGATATCTGAACTCCCCAACTCAGTTGAGTGGAACGAGTCCAACTCACCACTCATATTCGAACTCGCTAGCGACGGACATGGCGATTCAACTCGCTCCATTCACCTCAAAGCTGAACGAACTTCCGGCTCAGACTCAGAAGCAGTAGTAACCTTCATGGTTTTCCTACAAGGCTTTCATCCATTCAACGCTCAGAAGCCACTTTGGGTTTCTGAAAAATGCACCATCTCTTCAGAAAACCCTAACTTCCTCCCTCTCCTTCTCCAACTCCTTCAAGAAATCATAACCAACTCACCCACAGCGCATGATAGCACTTGCCCTAGGTCTCAGCTTCAGAAGCTGAAACCCGAACCTATAGCATGGATCATCGACTCGCACACACCGGAATCCCTCTCGCTTTTCTTCAACCTCGTGTTCACTATCCATCTCTTCTGGCTCTGCGCTTGCGACGCCCCGAGTGAAGCAGGCTCACTTTATTTCCACTCACTACTCGCTCCCATTCTCGAAACGGCGTCGTCGAGGAAACTAGCTTCGGTTCTTCGAACCTTCTTTATAACAGTAGGCGTCGATACTGAACTCTGCTTCATGCGCACGCTTGGGTACATAATAGCAAAATGGTGCATTATAAGAGAGCTAGGCGTAGGTTTACAAACACTAGTTCCTTCTTCGTCGAGTTCGAATCCGAAATTCTCATATGCCACGGAGTCTCAAGGTTTATGGATTCTGAAAGGCTACGCACCGGTTATGACTATGAAACTAGTGCGAAGCAATGGGCAAAAAAGTAAATTTCATGGTATCGATGCTAAGGAAGCAATAATCAGATACGGTCTCGCGCACCATCAACTTGAGGCACACGTGCAGTTAGAATACACCGTTAGATTCCTTGAAGGATTTATTCAGGTGACAATTTTTTTTCCATCATAAAAAGTTATATTGTAGCTATGGTATTTAATTTCTATCATATTtaactatttattaaatattatattttagttatttttaaaatattttacactaaggAAAATTGTATCAAACTTTTTGCATTGAGTAAATAAGAATTTACCATTTATTCAGGTTAACGCACGTGTTGATAATATTCGTCTCCATGTGGCGAGACTTGGTTTTAAGCATGGTGATGATGTGGATTTTGTTGAGGAGAAACATTTTCCTTCTCGGGCTCGGGTTTGGATGGGCCCAGAAATCGGAGCTACTTATGTCGCAGGTTTGAGTTTGGGCCGATCTACGGAGAATAATGAGAGAGAAGTGGAAATTGAGAAGAATGTGAAGGGTGATTTTGAGAAATCAGAGATTTCAAAGGTGAAAGCGTCGACGAGGACGTCGAGGAGAATGAGGACTAAGAGTTGGAGAATGGATCAAGAGGCTGAAGGGAACGCAGCGATATTTGATGTTGTTCTGCATGATAATATGACAGGCCAGGAAGTGGGCTCGTGGAGGCCCTTGGGGGATGATTCAATTCATGGTTTGAAAGGGAGGTATGTTGGAGCGAATAGACCGTTTAGTAAGAGTGGATCAGTGGTTATTGCGGGAGATGAATATGGAGAAGAAGTGGGGTGGAAGGTTAGTAAAGAGATGGAAGGGAGTGTTTTGAAGTGGAGGATAGGGGGAGAGTTTTGTGTTAGTTATTTGCCTGACCAGGCAAAAGGTTCTCATTTTGAAACTAGATCTGTTCAGTGGTGTGATGAAGTTGACTTGCCTCTAATTCCTGGAAAAACAACATGATTAATGTTTGTAGTAACTATTGCATATATGAAACGTCTCCCCTCcaaatcaaccatgaaaagaaGGGGGGGTTGTGGAAATATATTGAATGAAGTTGTGCCACAAGTAAGGTTATTAGTGTTATAGTCTATAGATTGTACTAATGTTTAGGTTCCAACCTAATGTAAGCCATTATGTGGATTGGTGTAATAAATGCTTTATTTATTATGTATATAATAatataagtattttttttcttattggaTGTACAATATATACTTATACATCTCATCTAATGTATATTTTTAGAGACTAGGATTCCAATCACTTCTTTGTGTAGTCATTTATTTATGAATGATTTCATTAGTGAATCATAATGAGTCATAACtctcaatttattttattcatatacATTGTAAATTGTACACTAATTTAATAACTCAATTGATGCTAAGTCGATAAAAGTCGCAATGTTTATTTGAATGTGAAAGAGTATGAAAAAGTATGTCCTCAATGTGTAGTGATTGTCAATTTATATAAGGCCTCCTAGGCTCGGAATCATTTATGACCAATTAATTTCTCGTTATGATGCATGTCTCTTTGTCTAGCTAGGAATGATGATTGAGCATCAAGCCCCCCTGTTTCTTGGTTTGAGTTGAGACCGACCATTTATGATTATTAATATGCTCTTAAAGGTTTgtccgtggcgggatgaattttatttcagttcttcctacgatagcacgtgaactttttaattatcctacaaggaggaaaggggaaaaagatctcaaataaaccctaggagtttgctaagtgtggggattcacctagactagaaattctggagtccgggaggtcggttatacatagagaaggttttaagcaccctacatatctgtagtactctacgggaaccttctctgtgtctatgtgtttgtgtttgttgctagatgattgggaaagtttctcctttgtgttaggagggaAAATTGAATCGAATTAAAAGACacacagactgactatttttggtattttattagctcgctgagattccttgtgaatctcatgcctacatatccctaatggaagttagagctttttgtagttcagggaactaattagggaaattaattgtttttggtgccttgcttgaagctcaaggttgaagctcgaattaaatctctgtttacagtaaagagacatgaaatcatctttatagagaggtatttctactattccaccataaacaattaaaagtgacagaaaagttgagtttgtttcattaagagagggaccctacttggttgatcaagcatgacagtcacgtgtctcttgaatgaaagattctcgaccaaattagggaaagttgtacaagtctgggtgtgtttgcctcagagcatgcctttcacgagtcctaaatgggagaatgtttgaaatgattgtttgtttgaaatgattgtttgtttgtggtgagataggagaaatatctccctataaagataagctatgtctatctactgtttggaagatttgatttttagctggcttgaatgaggcccaggcttgaggcttttgattgtttttattgactctgggagatgagtCCACTGGGAATTGATTTtggtgttctgtatgaagcccaaaATTGAGACTGAATTTAGTTAGaaagtgttttattttgttttatgattgagaggtttatttagtgttctatacaaagcccagaattgtggctgactctacctaaggagactctattttgttccttgtatgaagcccaaggttgtggctgactgttgaggaaactgagtatagatgactctatggggaaaagatcctgaagattaagaatcttttgacacaggaaaatgtggttttatctgccttgtacaaagcccaaggttgtggctacttgatggtgaaggactcattgggaagactctattatctgccttgtacaaagctcaaggttgtggctgactctctaagagagtacctatgagtagggttttgactctaagaggAGTATGTGCCTTGCACAAAGcctaaggttgaggctgactgtttaatggggaaagatctaccagtgtgggatcttttgacacagaggggattttgactctgttgaggattatcctattGTTTAGGAACTAAAagttgaccctactgaggattgtgcttttgttaagcaggaattgatgaatgaaagacccaggtttgaagaatgactctactggggaatttgtttgagtggttgacctaaaaaagggttagcctccaaaatcagtcctctaaagtcataattccctggaaagggttagcttccaaaattaaacttttaaaagataaatctcacttaaggtcagtctcagtcaataaaaaccaATTTTCTGGTAGAGTAGgggtttactctgctggagaatttatctttagaaagtttaatttttggaagctaaccctttctagggaatttggatttaaaggagtgattttggaggctgaccctttctatgggaattttgttaaaaatgaaagaatgaatggaggctgaccctttccaggggaattttgttaaaaatgaagggatgaatggaggctgaccctttccaggggaattttgtaaaaaatgaaagaatgaatggaggctgatcctttccaggggatttgaatgatggcagaatgattaactatttgagacttcttgtttaaagcccaagattaaagctgacactgactaaggatagatgtggaacctagactctgctaaggagggaAATTAATGAAGTTTGAGAacaaaggtgacagagactgtccatgtctctcattccaaaagttgaactcaatgtgagattgagacattcttagcttgtttagagtctggtttgaagagtagaagaaactcaccagggtaggctaaaaggtgactaaagacctgttcctatgtttataagaaacctgatgggtccttgtatacaagctcaagaggaagctgggaatgcttttaagaagcttgtgggtccttgtacaaatcccaagaggaggctaatcgaggggtcatcaagggtccttgttatagcacaagagaaagctatgtagttttgaacttattttggctctaagcaaatgggtaagaggtttcaccgggaataattcctcttgggtggatgtgtcctagtttgggttctaaggcttttttttcaagatgtttcaccaggaataattcatcttgaggatttgaactaaagatctctaattaggaaagcgccttcaccgggaagacattctcaatcctaggccatagtcctataatatatatatatatatagtttaactgtcctaaggtttacactcagacgtagtcctaaacaatatataaacagtttatatttgacagtaatttaaataaagactgtaaattgaaagcttgtaaagcctaacctggatggagtggaggcctttgaagatgtatgtacaaagccttaccaatagcttggttgtttattgataacggttgaatatttattataaacagttaaaggtttttgaaaacagaagaagtgaagatggacaaaggtcacataggtatatgaagagtttcaccgggaataatgcccttcaaataccagaagaatgttttgaaaacagaaagattttgtaaatacagtttttggaaATTGACAGAAAATTTAATTAGAGTAAAGACAAAGTCCATACCTggttaagacctaaatgattagagttttatctcaaaaatatttacaagagattaagttttgaaaatcaagtgaaaattatattttttaaagtattaaaacatatgattttagacctgattaaaatatatcaaaataatatattttttatgattttttgatatattctcaaaatagatatattaaatgagaagtgtgtgaaaaatcaagtgaaaatgacttaatttgataggtggattaattgtgtgaagttgtgaagaaaatgaaagaaattagtggtaaaaaaataggtttgtctccaccaaggcttgaacccacgcccttatggtcacacattcaaaataataccactgggccaagccccagttggtgactataacgtGCGCGCAATTGGTTTTGTTTCAAAATGTGTTagaaatgtttgaaaaaaataaaaagaaacaaaaagtctggggcgagggggttTCGAACCCCATActagaggcatgaggagactaagagcgcatgtgaggccactagggcaaacaatgaattcgtttataaaacgcataccattcaaaataaaataaactcttccCTTAGATTTGAACtttgcgcgccacagccatggtcgtcttcaacctcaagcttgaagattttgaattttctaacttgctcaattctcaaccaaacaaggcgatgtaaacatggatttcactctaaatttcctcacgaactcaaatatgtaactaacacaaatttatattaactGCATCTAATGAATTAACTATAAaccgtgaagaaccctaaaatttgaaaatcaaattaaatgactatactgaaagataaatagatgatgatagagggtttttaatcctctgatgatgcagaatgaaatggtattgagttttatcacaaagagtgcatAAATTAAAGAGATGAAGTTCAAAAAcatacctctgaaactgaaggtcgtgatgatgatggagagcttctggctttgagtgaatgattgcaaaagcttcttgggaccttgttgatgctatctgggcacttggATTGCTTTGAAAACCTCTGAACTGATCTACccgacccctcttgcttgagcttcaagtaggaaTTAAAGATGATGATTCTGCacctacagatgagctgcgaccatctggatagcttcactacactccAAGGAaagtgtttgaatgcttggacttgcttgacaccctctaatttgttctacagacctccaactgctcgagctccaaaatgaaagtgactattgtgttcttgcacttacagaagtgatccaggtgcttggatcacgtctaatgaacctccttgagatgttagaaagcttactttcaaaagaaaagctctggtttgaagaattcgattcttcttgccaaagaactcttgaaaactataagcaagagggagagaaggagaaagcaagaattagagttgatttggtgtgtctaatactgaggaatgcacttgtatttataggcaaagatctTTGTATAGATTGAAgagagtaagcttgcttagtgaggtagctttggtttcttggccataaagaaattcaaagaatcttgcAAATGTAATGATGGCAAACTcaagctagctccctatccattgatcttatctgatcttaggggacatttctgatgcagaggagtgttccaattggttggtgagaagattcctttggtgattcatccatttgccataaattcccaaatgtaatcattacattatcacatgttcttgttttgggaatattcccCAAtcctcatgccatggtgaaaatcaATGCATGACATCTTTacttatgtgttatgggtcgttgataagtgccaaaatgtacttattttgtgtatgtaaatagtggcacttatcgatacttttgttaataccgtttgaataattcctcgttttgtgtataaatacgtatactttgtgaataattgtattttcatatacttttataccaattaatagttttccattcattttataggtattcatgcatctttggagcattgagtaataaagaccaaaggctaagcttcaagaatgcaaattctaccaattcatcaaagaataaggctcaaaataaggatgataaaaattatcattttggtttccattcattcattattggatagagaattgaataagctttccaacgcttcgaggagtgttccaattggttggtgagaagattactttggtgattcatccattttccataaattcccaaatgtaatcattacattatcacatgttcttgttttggtaATATTCCCCAAtcctcatgccatggtgaaaatgaatgcatgacaTCTTTacttatgtgttatgggtcgttgataagtgccaaaatgtacttattttgtgtatgtaaatagtggcacttatcgatacttttgttaatactgtttgaataattctccgttttgtgtataaatacgtatactttgtgaataattgtattttcatatacttttataccaattaatagttttccattcattttataggtattcatgcatctttggagcattgagtaataaagaccaaaggctaagcttcaagaatgtaaattctaccaattcatcaaagaataaggctcaaaataaggatgataaaaattatcattttggtttccattcattcattattggatagagaattgaataagctttccaacgcttcgaaccgggcgcaattcggagttacggttctcaacttatggcgaaagcaagatttcacttttgctgtcatccgctaagcggagagggtccgctgagcggagctccagcggagcaaatcagaggctggatgcaattttgagtacgctgagcggagggggtccactGAGCGGACCTGCGcaaaattttctttatatttcttcatttgagacattttagggttatggttttgggaaagatttagtcccaactccatcattttcattcttagatcaaaattagcttagaaaacaacttcgaaggttgcataaggatgatcgggggtggattgagcgtcgaacggagctgacaaaccgggagattttcggttcatttctctttttctttgtgtatttctctttggttgggttttgtttgtatatttacttgaatcttatgtatatttaccgattataatgttatgtttaacttgctttacaaatttgtgttgatattatcct encodes:
- the LOC131643356 gene encoding uncharacterized protein LOC131643356, which encodes MLAIQLSFIPSLKTNPIHPFSSTLQKQPYNMDIWSWISELPNSVEWNESNSPLIFELASDGHGDSTRSIHLKAERTSGSDSEAVVTFMVFLQGFHPFNAQKPLWVSEKCTISSENPNFLPLLLQLLQEIITNSPTAHDSTCPRSQLQKLKPEPIAWIIDSHTPESLSLFFNLVFTIHLFWLCACDAPSEAGSLYFHSLLAPILETASSRKLASVLRTFFITVGVDTELCFMRTLGYIIAKWCIIRELGVGLQTLVPSSSSSNPKFSYATESQGLWILKGYAPVMTMKLVRSNGQKSKFHGIDAKEAIIRYGLAHHQLEAHVQLEYTVRFLEGFIQVNARVDNIRLHVARLGFKHGDDVDFVEEKHFPSRARVWMGPEIGATYVAGLSLGRSTENNEREVEIEKNVKGDFEKSEISKVKASTRTSRRMRTKSWRMDQEAEGNAAIFDVVLHDNMTGQEVGSWRPLGDDSIHGLKGRYVGANRPFSKSGSVVIAGDEYGEEVGWKVSKEMEGSVLKWRIGGEFCVSYLPDQAKGSHFETRSVQWCDEVDLPLIPGKTT